Proteins from one Daphnia pulicaria isolate SC F1-1A chromosome 3, SC_F0-13Bv2, whole genome shotgun sequence genomic window:
- the LOC124329120 gene encoding homeobox protein engrailed-2-A-like has protein sequence MADVSQHNQLLLSECYRGSSPRSASTPGPAAPDSPANSASGRFSASPSVAAALLSPSGPNCFSSNYHYSPYHHHHAMSSQHHHHPSAALGLMGSFLSVGSYPYAALAAAAAAAAAGMAGHHLAPPLAPPPLLHPLNRIRQQSSPTSQSPVSRVLPFSVENILKPEFGRNQPSSHDSTPAETADQPESVEMKPLGREPIKRTASNAGITSPSSSLGNKRVKSSLSVSPAPQMSKKIITSPVSIKADPADLSGRTSSCTDSSSFSSGEGSSHGKDGEQSSGSTELPTDPTKMTDPAKWPAWIFCTRYSDRPSSGPRLRRTKKDRNAEEKRPRTAFTSEQLARLKNEFTENRYLNEKRRQELANELQLHENQIKIWFQNKRAKIKKTTGQKNPLALQLMAQGLYNHSTVPVGEEEEDEEFYASHQHQQQQREQHSE, from the exons ATGGCAGACGTCTCGCAACACAACCAACTTCTTCTCTCCGAGTGCTACAGAGGCTCCAGCCCGCGCAGTGCCTCCACTCCTGGTCCGGCGGCTCCCGACAGCCCGGCCAATTCGGCGTCCGGCCGCTTCTCGGCTTCACCTTCCGTGGCGGCCGCTCTTCTCTCGCCGTCCGGCCCCAATTGTTTCTCGTCCAACTACCACTACTCGCcgtaccaccaccatcacgcCATGAGCagccagcatcaccaccatccATCGGCAGCTCTGGGCCTCATGGGCTCCTTCCTCAGCGTTGGATCCTATCCTTACGCGGCGCTGGCCGCTgcggccgccgctgccgccgctggAATGGCCGGCCACCACCTAGCCCCACCGCTGGCGCCTCCGCCTCTGCTGCATCCGCTCAACCGCATCCGGCAGCAATCGTCACCAACGTCCCAGTCTCCAGTCTCCAGAGTTCTGCCCTTTTCCGTTGAGAACATCCTGAAGCCGGAATTCGGTCGCAATCAGCCGTCCAGCCATGACTCGACTCCAGCAGAGACGGCCGACCAGCCGGAAAGCGTCGAGATGAAACCACTGGGCAGAGAGCCCATCAAGAGGACGGCCTCCAATGCCGGAATCACCAGCCCTTCGTCCTCGCTGGGCAACAAGCGCGTGAAATCGTCCCTTTCCGTCTCGCCAGCGCCTCAGATGAGCAAGAAAATCATCACGTCGCCCGTCTCCATCAAGGCCGACCCTGCCGATCTGTCGGGACGGACGAGCAGCTGCACCGATTCCTCGTCGTTTTCGTCCGGCGAAGGCAGCAGCCACGGCAAAGATGGCGAACAGTCGAGCGGATCCACCGAACTGCCCACCGATCCGACCAAAATGACCGATCCAGCCAAATGGCCCGCTTGGATCTTCTGCACTCGCTACTCTGATCGACCCTCCTCTG GTCCGCGATTGCGACGCACCAAAAAAGACCGGAACGCCGAGGAGAAGCGCCCGCGGACGGCTTTCACGTCGGAGCAATTAGCCCGTCTCAAAAACGAGTTCACGGAGAATCGTTACCTGAACGAGAAGCGACGCCAAGAGCTGGCCAACGAATTGCAATTGCACGAGAACCAGATCAAGATCTGGTTCCAGAACAAGCGGgccaaaatcaagaaaaccaCCGGCCAGAAGAATCCCCTGGCGCTCCAGCTCATGGCTCAGGGTCTCTACAATCACTCGACTGTCCCAGTTggcgaggaggaggaagacgaaGAGTTCTACGCCTCCCATCAgcaccagcaacagcagaggGAACAGCACAGTGAATAA